One segment of Meiothermus sp. DNA contains the following:
- a CDS encoding acyl-CoA dehydrogenase family protein: MIADKKLSTKGGGWLLEKPEHIFTPEDFDDTTRMIQETVRQFVEKEYRPLAEALEHGALEHNIPLLKKCGELGLLGVEVSEEYGGLDLPKTVSTVIAEALAGTGGFSVSYGVQTSIGLLPLVYWGTKEQKDKYLAKLVSGELIAAYCLTEPQSGSDAMGAKTRAELSEDGKHYILNGTKMWISNAGFAHLFTIFAKTPEGLTAFLVERDTPGLRLGGEEKKMGIKASSTRQVFLEDVKVPVENVLGELGKGHKIAFNVLNVGRYKLGAGAIGGSKGALALSARYAKERVAFGQPIANFGLIKQKLAEMAARIFAGESAVYRTMGMIDEALSSLDKANAAEAVLAGIEEYAIEASIIKVLGSEVLDYVVDEGVQIHGGYGYSAEYEIERAYRDSRINRIFEGTNEINRLLIPGMLLRRAMKGELPLFDAAMKLQKDLLEPSFEEPEDKELAQLEGLKKLALAVLGLAALKYGKKIEEEQEVLAVAADILMDTFAAESALLRARKLGDKVYAEMAQLYLYQALDRAQAAALSILPRLAEGDDMRLMASAARRLTKHEPQDLVDLRRQIARVVLEREGYPQPKA, encoded by the coding sequence GTGATCGCAGACAAGAAACTCTCCACCAAAGGCGGCGGCTGGCTACTGGAAAAGCCCGAACACATCTTTACGCCGGAAGACTTCGACGACACCACCCGCATGATTCAGGAGACCGTGCGGCAGTTTGTGGAGAAGGAGTACCGGCCGTTGGCGGAAGCCCTGGAGCACGGGGCCCTCGAGCACAACATCCCCCTGCTCAAAAAGTGCGGCGAGCTGGGCTTGCTGGGGGTCGAGGTCTCGGAAGAGTATGGTGGCCTGGACCTGCCCAAAACGGTAAGTACGGTAATTGCCGAAGCCCTGGCCGGCACGGGCGGATTCAGTGTGTCCTATGGTGTTCAGACCAGTATTGGCCTGTTGCCCCTGGTTTACTGGGGCACCAAAGAGCAAAAAGACAAATACCTGGCCAAGCTGGTCTCGGGCGAACTCATTGCTGCCTACTGCCTCACCGAGCCGCAGTCCGGCTCCGACGCCATGGGGGCCAAGACCCGGGCCGAGCTCTCCGAAGATGGAAAGCACTACATCCTCAACGGCACCAAGATGTGGATCTCCAACGCGGGCTTTGCCCACCTCTTCACCATCTTCGCCAAGACGCCGGAGGGCCTAACCGCCTTCCTGGTCGAGCGCGATACTCCGGGCTTGCGGCTGGGTGGTGAAGAAAAGAAGATGGGCATCAAGGCCTCCAGCACCCGCCAGGTCTTCCTGGAAGACGTGAAGGTGCCGGTGGAGAACGTGCTGGGCGAGCTGGGCAAAGGGCACAAAATTGCCTTTAACGTGCTCAATGTGGGGCGCTACAAGCTGGGCGCGGGGGCCATTGGAGGCTCTAAGGGGGCGCTGGCCCTCTCGGCCAGATACGCCAAAGAGCGTGTGGCCTTTGGTCAGCCTATTGCCAACTTCGGCCTGATCAAGCAAAAACTGGCCGAGATGGCCGCCCGCATTTTTGCGGGTGAGAGTGCGGTTTACCGCACCATGGGCATGATTGACGAGGCCCTATCCAGCCTCGATAAAGCGAATGCGGCCGAGGCGGTGCTGGCCGGCATCGAGGAATACGCCATCGAGGCCAGCATCATCAAGGTGCTGGGCTCGGAGGTGCTGGACTACGTGGTAGACGAGGGGGTGCAGATTCACGGCGGTTATGGCTATTCGGCCGAATACGAAATCGAGCGGGCCTACCGTGACAGCCGCATCAACCGCATCTTCGAGGGCACCAACGAAATTAACCGCCTCCTGATTCCGGGCATGCTGCTGCGCCGCGCCATGAAGGGCGAGCTGCCGCTTTTCGATGCGGCCATGAAGTTGCAAAAAGATTTGCTGGAGCCTTCTTTCGAGGAGCCCGAAGATAAAGAGCTGGCTCAGCTCGAGGGCCTCAAGAAGCTGGCCCTGGCGGTCTTAGGCCTGGCTGCCCTCAAGTACGGTAAGAAGATTGAAGAAGAGCAGGAAGTGCTGGCCGTGGCAGCCGACATCTTGATGGACACTTTCGCTGCCGAGAGTGCTCTGCTCAGGGCCCGCAAGCTGGGCGATAAGGTCTATGCCGAAATGGCCCAGTTGTACCTGTACCAGGCCCTCGACCGTGCTCAGGCGGCTGCGCTCTCAATCCTGCCCCGGTTGGCCGAGGGCGACGATATGCGCCTGATGGCCTCGGCGGCCCGCCGCCTGACCAAGCACGAGCCTCAGGATCTGGTGGATCTGCGCCGTCAGATTGCCCGGGTGGTGCTGGAGCGCGAAGGCTACCCGCAGCCTAAAGCGTAG
- a CDS encoding site-specific DNA-methyltransferase, giving the protein MSNLRIYFGDNLPILQGLPSESVDLIYIDPPFNTGKVQRRTRLTTVRDDNGDRTGFQGKRYRTIKLGTKEYIDVFDDYLTFLEPRLEEAWRVLKANGSLFLHIDYREVHYVKILLDMIFGRYSFMNEIIWAYDYGARSRTKWPAKHDNILWYAKNPEDYQFHIEECDRIPYMAPNLVGPEKAAKGKTPTDTWWHTIVSPNGHEKTGYPTQKPRGILDRIVKVHSRPGDLLLDFFAGSGSFGEAAVELGRKCILVDNNEEALRVMEKRFAKINVEWINWTPETHHSVPVQRRLFT; this is encoded by the coding sequence ATGAGCAATCTGCGCATATATTTCGGCGACAACCTGCCGATCCTGCAAGGCTTGCCAAGTGAGTCGGTGGATCTGATCTATATTGATCCACCTTTCAACACCGGCAAGGTTCAAAGGCGAACGCGTCTGACCACTGTCCGCGACGACAACGGCGATCGGACTGGGTTCCAGGGAAAGCGGTACAGAACAATCAAACTGGGAACAAAGGAATACATAGATGTCTTTGACGACTACCTGACCTTCTTAGAACCGCGACTGGAGGAGGCTTGGCGAGTGCTCAAAGCCAACGGAAGCCTTTTCTTGCATATTGACTATCGAGAGGTCCACTATGTGAAAATTCTCCTTGATATGATTTTCGGGCGATATTCCTTCATGAACGAGATTATTTGGGCCTATGATTACGGGGCGCGTTCGAGGACAAAGTGGCCTGCCAAACACGACAACATTCTTTGGTACGCGAAAAATCCGGAAGATTACCAGTTTCACATTGAGGAATGCGATCGCATTCCCTACATGGCTCCCAACCTTGTAGGGCCAGAGAAAGCAGCTAAGGGAAAGACGCCGACGGACACCTGGTGGCACACGATCGTCAGTCCGAACGGGCATGAGAAGACCGGCTATCCCACGCAGAAACCGCGAGGCATACTGGATCGAATTGTAAAGGTGCACTCGCGCCCCGGCGACCTGCTTCTGGACTTCTTCGCGGGAAGTGGCTCATTCGGCGAGGCCGCTGTTGAGTTGGGGCGTAAGTGCATCCTCGTGGATAACAACGAGGAGGCACTGCGTGTCATGGAGAAGCGCTTCGCGAAAATCAATGTCGAATGGATAAACTGGACACCCGAGACACACCATAGCGTACCCGTGCAAAGGAGACTGTTTACATGA
- a CDS encoding phosphotransferase family protein, giving the protein MTDQPATIRPGEELDIARLQSYLLKNLPGAKGDLEVLQFPRGFSNLTYLLRLGEQELVLRRPPFGANIKTAHDMGREYRILSALKPVYPRVPRPLLYCADESILGASFYVMERLQGVILRTQPPEGLTPALMRGICEAALDALVELHGLDYAKAGLADLGRPEGYVERQVRGWAERYQKARTEEISGMERAMAWLAAQMPPVSGAALIHNDFKYDNLMFAPDLSQVVAVLDWEMATLGDPLMDLGTTLGYWAQEDDPPGLKSFGLTHLPGNLTRAGLVELYAEKTGRDVSRIIFYYVFGLFKVGVIMQQIYARYVKGLTQDQRFGMLIHLIREIGLMIDRAIDTGKV; this is encoded by the coding sequence ATGACCGACCAACCCGCCACCATCCGGCCCGGTGAAGAGCTGGACATAGCCCGGCTGCAAAGCTATTTGCTGAAGAACTTACCTGGGGCAAAGGGGGATCTGGAGGTCCTGCAGTTTCCCCGCGGCTTCTCCAACCTTACCTACCTGCTCAGGCTGGGCGAGCAAGAGCTGGTGTTGCGCCGCCCGCCTTTTGGGGCCAACATCAAAACCGCCCACGACATGGGCCGGGAGTACCGCATTCTTTCGGCCCTGAAGCCGGTCTACCCCAGGGTGCCCAGGCCCCTGCTGTACTGCGCCGACGAGAGCATACTGGGGGCCTCGTTTTACGTTATGGAGCGCCTGCAAGGGGTGATTTTGCGCACCCAGCCCCCAGAAGGCCTGACCCCGGCGCTCATGCGGGGAATTTGCGAGGCTGCCCTGGATGCGCTGGTCGAGCTGCACGGCCTGGACTATGCCAAAGCCGGTCTGGCCGACCTGGGCCGGCCCGAGGGCTACGTGGAGCGGCAGGTGCGGGGCTGGGCAGAGCGCTACCAGAAGGCCCGCACCGAGGAGATTTCCGGCATGGAGCGGGCCATGGCGTGGTTGGCTGCCCAGATGCCTCCGGTATCGGGGGCGGCCCTCATCCACAACGACTTCAAATACGACAACCTGATGTTTGCCCCCGACCTCTCGCAGGTGGTGGCGGTGCTGGACTGGGAGATGGCCACCCTGGGCGACCCCCTGATGGATCTGGGTACCACCCTAGGCTACTGGGCTCAGGAAGACGATCCCCCCGGGCTCAAGAGCTTCGGGCTCACCCACCTGCCGGGCAACCTGACCCGGGCCGGGCTTGTCGAGCTTTACGCTGAAAAGACCGGGCGCGACGTCTCGCGGATTATCTTTTACTATGTCTTTGGGCTTTTTAAGGTGGGGGTCATTATGCAGCAGATCTACGCCCGTTACGTGAAAGGCCTGACCCAGGATCAGCGCTTTGGAATGTTGATCCATCTGATCCGCGAGATTGGGCTGATGATTGACCGGGCGATAGACACCGGTAAAGTGTGA
- the speB gene encoding agmatinase, which translates to MRSSELPFTGPATFLKAPYRPLLEPWTADVGFLGIPYDFAVGYRPGARFAPNALREASGRYAPGPEGFFDLETETYRLRGLSLVDAGDVDPVQLEYAESFRRVTEAARELRKRVRLPVFVGGDHSVTYPILRAYDDLDELYVIQLDAHLDFSDSRNGTRYSNSSPFRRAVEELPGLKQITVIGLRGLRTNLEAYRAAKARGHTLITASKARENLAWALDQLPQGKKVYISFDADVLDPSILPGTSSPEVEGLTYSEALQVVRRTLAQNELVGFDLVELAPNLDSSGLSTLVGARLLAEVLAVWGPEVAL; encoded by the coding sequence ATGCGCAGCAGCGAGTTGCCCTTCACCGGCCCCGCCACCTTCCTCAAAGCCCCCTACCGCCCCCTCTTGGAGCCCTGGACGGCCGATGTGGGTTTTCTGGGCATCCCCTACGATTTTGCGGTGGGCTACCGCCCCGGCGCCCGTTTTGCCCCCAACGCCCTGCGCGAGGCCAGCGGGCGCTACGCGCCGGGGCCGGAAGGTTTTTTCGACCTCGAGACCGAGACCTACCGCCTGCGGGGCCTGAGCCTGGTGGACGCGGGCGACGTGGATCCGGTGCAGCTCGAGTACGCCGAGTCCTTCCGCCGCGTCACCGAGGCCGCCCGCGAGCTCAGGAAGCGGGTTCGGTTGCCGGTGTTCGTGGGCGGCGACCACTCCGTGACGTATCCCATACTGCGGGCCTACGACGACCTGGACGAGCTATACGTGATCCAGCTCGACGCCCACCTGGACTTCTCAGACAGCAGGAATGGAACCCGGTACTCCAACAGCAGCCCCTTCCGCCGCGCAGTGGAGGAACTGCCGGGTTTGAAGCAAATCACCGTGATCGGCCTGCGAGGCCTGCGCACCAACCTCGAGGCCTACCGAGCGGCCAAAGCCAGGGGCCACACGCTGATTACCGCCTCCAAGGCGCGGGAGAACCTGGCCTGGGCGTTGGATCAGCTTCCCCAGGGCAAGAAGGTTTATATCAGCTTCGACGCCGACGTGCTCGACCCCTCCATCCTGCCCGGCACCAGCAGCCCCGAGGTGGAGGGCCTGACCTACAGCGAAGCCCTACAGGTGGTGCGGCGAACCCTGGCGCAAAACGAACTGGTGGGCTTTGACCTGGTGGAACTGGCCCCCAATCTGGACAGCAGCGGCCTCTCGACCCTGGTAGGAGCGCGGCTCTTGGCGGAGGTGCTGGCGGTGTGGGGGCCTGAGGTAGCCCTATGA
- a CDS encoding dihydrofolate reductase family protein, with protein MSKVFVNISLSLDGYMAPEGMTMENWDRPEYMDWGVKWGALMGWALNQQYLREKLGFGPGGETGPVNDMLRRTFERTGAHIMGKRMFDGGERGWPEEAPFHTPVYVLTHQQREPWVRPGGTTFYFVNEEPERALELARQAANGRDIRISGGADVIQQYLNLGAVDELEIALVPVLFGAGRRLFEHLQEPVARFQIDKVLDTPGVTHLRYVRA; from the coding sequence GTGAGTAAGGTGTTTGTAAACATCAGTTTGAGCCTGGACGGCTATATGGCCCCGGAAGGCATGACCATGGAGAATTGGGACAGGCCCGAGTATATGGACTGGGGCGTTAAGTGGGGCGCGTTGATGGGCTGGGCCCTGAATCAACAGTACCTGAGGGAGAAGCTTGGGTTTGGCCCGGGCGGCGAGACCGGTCCAGTGAACGATATGCTTCGCCGCACCTTCGAGCGCACCGGTGCGCACATCATGGGTAAGCGCATGTTCGACGGCGGCGAGCGCGGCTGGCCGGAGGAGGCCCCGTTTCACACACCGGTCTACGTGCTCACCCACCAGCAGCGCGAACCCTGGGTTCGGCCTGGGGGCACCACGTTTTACTTTGTCAACGAGGAGCCAGAGCGGGCGCTCGAGCTGGCCCGGCAAGCCGCCAACGGGCGGGATATTCGCATCTCGGGCGGCGCAGATGTGATCCAGCAGTACCTGAACCTGGGGGCGGTAGACGAACTGGAAATCGCCTTGGTTCCGGTGCTGTTCGGTGCCGGCCGGCGTCTGTTTGAGCATTTGCAGGAGCCCGTGGCGCGCTTTCAGATCGATAAGGTTCTTGATACGCCCGGCGTCACCCATCTGCGCTACGTGCGCGCCTAG
- a CDS encoding alpha/beta fold hydrolase, translating into MSLTVHDAAVEVPGGQVFVRQWATGQPQKAPLVLLHDSLGSVELWREFPAALAQATGRTVWAYDRLGFGRSSPRTEPPSLGFILEEAQVYFPAVAAQLELDQYILFGHSVGGAMALCIAAHQPARCRAVIAESAQAFVEERTLEGIRAAQQGFQDPAQFARLTRWHSEKARWVLEAWTGVWLSPAFRGWTLEPCLSRVRCPVLAIHGDADEYGSVAFPQRIVAGVSGPARLELVQGCGHVPHREREPIVLGLVRDFLRALP; encoded by the coding sequence ATGAGCCTGACCGTTCATGATGCCGCTGTCGAGGTACCCGGCGGCCAGGTCTTTGTGCGGCAATGGGCTACGGGCCAGCCCCAAAAGGCCCCTCTGGTGCTGCTGCACGACTCCCTGGGGTCAGTGGAGCTCTGGCGTGAGTTTCCGGCAGCCCTGGCCCAGGCCACCGGGCGCACCGTCTGGGCCTATGACCGCCTGGGTTTTGGACGGTCCTCGCCCCGAACCGAACCCCCTTCGCTGGGTTTTATCCTCGAGGAGGCCCAGGTTTACTTTCCTGCTGTTGCCGCGCAGCTCGAGCTCGACCAGTACATCCTCTTTGGGCACAGCGTGGGGGGCGCCATGGCCCTGTGCATCGCCGCCCATCAGCCCGCTCGCTGCCGCGCGGTGATTGCCGAGTCGGCCCAGGCCTTTGTGGAAGAGCGCACCCTGGAGGGCATCCGGGCCGCTCAGCAGGGCTTCCAGGACCCCGCCCAGTTTGCCCGCCTCACCCGCTGGCACAGCGAAAAAGCCCGCTGGGTGCTGGAAGCCTGGACGGGGGTCTGGCTCTCGCCTGCGTTTCGGGGCTGGACGCTGGAGCCCTGCTTAAGTCGAGTTCGCTGCCCCGTGCTGGCCATCCACGGCGACGCCGATGAGTACGGCTCTGTGGCCTTTCCGCAGCGCATTGTGGCGGGGGTATCGGGCCCCGCCCGCCTGGAACTTGTGCAGGGCTGCGGCCACGTCCCCCACCGGGAACGAGAGCCTATAGTGCTGGGGCTGGTGCGGGACTTCCTTCGGGCTTTGCCGTAG
- a CDS encoding dihydrofolate reductase family protein translates to MARFVFGMNQSLDGYVDHTAFGPSPVLFSHFIQEARQQAGSVYGRRMYEVMRYWDDDHPDWGAEEQAYAAAWRAQPKWVVSRSLASVGPNATLVRENLEGTLRKLKAERVGEIEVAGPELAHSLTQLGLIDEYRIYLHPVVLGQGKPYFAGPRPPLRLVAIDRVDENVLRLVYVPA, encoded by the coding sequence ATGGCCAGGTTCGTGTTTGGAATGAACCAGTCCCTCGATGGATACGTGGATCATACGGCGTTTGGCCCCAGCCCCGTGCTTTTTAGCCACTTCATCCAGGAAGCCCGGCAGCAGGCAGGGAGTGTGTATGGTCGCCGGATGTACGAGGTCATGCGCTACTGGGACGACGACCACCCCGACTGGGGCGCCGAGGAACAGGCCTATGCTGCCGCCTGGCGGGCCCAGCCCAAATGGGTGGTCTCGAGGTCGCTGGCTTCGGTAGGTCCCAATGCCACGCTGGTTAGGGAGAACCTCGAGGGCACCCTTCGCAAGCTAAAAGCGGAGCGGGTGGGGGAGATTGAGGTGGCCGGCCCAGAACTGGCGCACAGCCTGACCCAACTGGGCCTGATTGACGAGTACCGCATCTACCTGCATCCGGTGGTGCTGGGCCAGGGCAAGCCCTACTTTGCCGGGCCGCGGCCACCGCTGCGCCTGGTTGCCATCGATCGAGTGGACGAGAATGTGCTCAGGCTGGTCTACGTGCCTGCCTAA
- a CDS encoding SDR family NAD(P)-dependent oxidoreductase, with protein MTHPPLEQLLSLEGKKALITGAAAGIGKAIARRYAEAGAALQLVDLHAEKLAKVAAELSDHTRSIQTHVLDLSDKSSITKLWASFGDNTPDILVNNAGIYPEKSVLEMDEVFYRKVMEVNLDAVFWMCQEMIARRIKRGGIIINIGTIESILPFKDGLAHYVMSKAGVIALTRALAKEYAKHGFRVNALLPGGIMTEGTRAVARQILQLKLGLLKVGYDFQQRLPIGRAGQPDEVARMALVLATDLTSYVHGSIIPVDGGFLSA; from the coding sequence ATGACCCACCCTCCCCTCGAGCAACTCCTCTCGCTAGAAGGCAAAAAGGCCCTCATCACCGGTGCTGCCGCAGGAATTGGCAAAGCCATCGCCCGCCGTTATGCCGAAGCTGGGGCAGCACTGCAACTTGTAGATCTCCATGCCGAAAAGCTGGCAAAGGTGGCAGCAGAACTTTCCGACCATACCCGCAGTATTCAGACCCACGTTCTGGACCTGTCGGACAAATCTTCCATCACCAAGTTATGGGCTTCTTTTGGCGATAACACACCCGACATACTGGTCAATAACGCAGGCATTTATCCAGAGAAATCGGTATTGGAGATGGATGAGGTTTTTTATCGCAAGGTGATGGAGGTCAACCTCGACGCGGTTTTTTGGATGTGCCAGGAAATGATTGCACGGCGTATAAAGCGCGGCGGCATCATCATCAACATCGGCACCATCGAATCTATTCTGCCCTTCAAGGATGGACTTGCCCACTACGTCATGAGCAAAGCAGGGGTCATTGCCCTCACCAGGGCATTAGCCAAGGAATACGCTAAACACGGTTTTCGTGTGAATGCACTGTTGCCTGGGGGTATCATGACCGAAGGAACCAGGGCCGTTGCCAGGCAGATTTTGCAGTTGAAGCTGGGGCTCCTGAAAGTAGGATACGATTTTCAGCAACGCCTACCCATCGGACGGGCAGGCCAGCCCGATGAAGTGGCTCGCATGGCGCTGGTACTGGCCACTGATCTGACCAGCTATGTACACGGCAGTATCATTCCGGTAGATGGGGGCTTTCTCTCGGCATAG
- a CDS encoding acyl-CoA dehydrogenase family protein — protein MTTSTSDLVEEVRAFVQEEIVPLEPTLFRHGFKAVLPELHKVRQKVKAQGWWLPPLQAPLGMGLSLTEFARLSEELGRSPLGHYAFNTQAPDIGNMEVLLKHGTPEQKERFLKPLAAGEIRSSFGMTEPEYPGSNPVWMNTTAVLEGDHWVLNGHKWYTTGFEGSAFCIVMCITDPDQPNPYARASQIIVPIDTPGFQHVRKISVMGEQGEDWMSHSEIRLHNVQVPKENLLGERGRGFAIAQERLGPGRIHHCMRWIGIAQRSFELMCKHAARRELAPGKPLGSRQAIQHMIADSKAEIHAARLMVLDAAEKVQQQGAEGARVEISVIKYFVAGVLQRVLDRAIQVHGGLGMSDDLPLSFFYRHERAARIYDGADEVHKTVVARAALKEYGLEVSL, from the coding sequence ATGACCACAAGCACATCCGATCTGGTTGAGGAAGTTCGGGCTTTTGTACAGGAAGAAATTGTGCCCCTCGAGCCCACCCTCTTCCGGCATGGTTTCAAAGCTGTACTGCCCGAACTCCACAAGGTTCGCCAGAAGGTCAAGGCCCAGGGCTGGTGGCTGCCCCCGCTGCAAGCGCCCCTGGGTATGGGATTGAGCCTGACCGAGTTTGCCCGGCTTTCCGAAGAACTGGGCCGAAGCCCCCTGGGCCACTACGCCTTCAACACCCAGGCCCCCGACATCGGCAACATGGAGGTACTGCTCAAGCACGGCACCCCCGAGCAAAAAGAGCGCTTCCTGAAGCCCCTTGCGGCGGGCGAAATCCGCAGCTCTTTTGGCATGACCGAGCCCGAATACCCCGGCTCCAACCCGGTCTGGATGAACACCACCGCGGTGCTCGAGGGCGACCACTGGGTGCTCAATGGCCACAAATGGTACACCACCGGCTTCGAGGGCTCAGCTTTTTGCATCGTGATGTGCATTACCGACCCCGATCAGCCCAATCCCTACGCCCGGGCCAGCCAGATTATCGTCCCTATTGACACGCCCGGCTTCCAGCACGTGCGCAAAATTTCGGTGATGGGCGAACAGGGCGAGGACTGGATGAGCCACTCGGAGATCCGGCTCCATAATGTGCAGGTACCTAAAGAAAACCTGCTGGGCGAGCGCGGCAGGGGTTTTGCCATCGCGCAAGAGCGGCTGGGGCCGGGGCGCATCCACCACTGCATGCGCTGGATTGGCATTGCCCAGCGCAGCTTCGAGCTGATGTGCAAACACGCCGCCCGGCGAGAACTCGCCCCCGGCAAGCCCTTGGGCTCGCGGCAGGCCATCCAGCACATGATCGCCGATTCCAAGGCCGAAATTCATGCCGCCCGGCTGATGGTGCTGGACGCTGCCGAAAAGGTGCAACAGCAGGGGGCGGAGGGGGCCCGGGTGGAAATCTCGGTGATCAAGTACTTTGTGGCCGGTGTGCTGCAGCGGGTGCTGGATCGGGCTATTCAGGTGCACGGCGGCCTGGGTATGTCCGACGACCTGCCGCTATCGTTCTTCTACCGCCACGAGCGGGCCGCTCGCATCTACGATGGGGCCGACGAGGTGCACAAAACCGTGGTGGCCCGGGCTGCGCTGAAGGAGTATGGCCTCGAGGTTTCCCTGTAA
- a CDS encoding DUF2200 domain-containing protein has protein sequence MNSAHQDERFRQMTFASVYPHYLAKVQKKGRTKAELHQVIAWLTGYGEEEIQKHLENHSTFEDFFAHARLNPDARLISGVICGYRVEEIENPLTQQVRYLDKLVDELARGRKLEKILRSA, from the coding sequence ATGAACAGCGCCCACCAGGACGAACGATTTCGCCAGATGACCTTTGCTTCGGTATACCCGCACTATCTGGCCAAGGTGCAGAAGAAGGGGCGAACCAAGGCCGAGCTGCATCAGGTGATTGCCTGGCTCACGGGCTATGGCGAAGAAGAAATCCAGAAGCACCTCGAGAACCACTCCACCTTTGAAGACTTTTTTGCCCACGCAAGGCTGAACCCCGATGCACGGCTCATATCCGGTGTCATCTGCGGCTACCGGGTGGAAGAGATCGAGAATCCCCTTACGCAACAGGTTCGCTACCTGGACAAGCTGGTGGACGAGCTGGCCAGGGGGCGCAAGCTCGAGAAAATACTGCGCAGCGCATAG
- a CDS encoding site-specific integrase, translating to MREAIRVRHLAYSTEQLYVYYITGFIRFHGRKHPRELELEEVRAYLTDLAVNRNVSASTQNVAFSALLFLYKTVLDSPLAENIRDVKTTMVYTQVLSQGAKGVRSPLDS from the coding sequence GTGCGCGAGGCCATCCGGGTTCGCCATTTAGCCTATAGCACTGAGCAATTATACGTTTACTATATCACCGGTTTTATCCGGTTCCACGGCAGAAAACACCCCCGTGAGTTGGAGCTGGAAGAGGTGAGGGCCTACCTTACCGATCTGGCGGTAAATCGAAATGTATCGGCCTCAACGCAGAATGTGGCCTTTTCGGCCTTGCTGTTTCTGTACAAAACGGTACTTGATAGCCCCCTAGCCGAAAACATCAGGGACGTAAAAACCACCATGGTTTACACGCAAGTCTTGAGCCAGGGTGCAAAAGGCGTTCGTAGCCCGCTCGATTCATAG
- a CDS encoding dihydrofolate reductase family protein, which translates to MKTLITEFISLDGVVQAPGGASEDTDGGFAHGGWLMPYFDPEVMGSTFDHLAQQSDALLQGRRTYQVSAAAWPSRSGDGFSDWINRVQKYVVSDILREDDLTWHPTTIIRGKDFTQTVADLRAKPGGYIYVYGSATMVRSLLAADLVDEWVLTVAPVVLGGGKTVFAANGKALKFELVSVAKASTGALVCRYARAR; encoded by the coding sequence ATGAAAACGCTCATTACCGAATTCATTAGCCTGGACGGGGTGGTGCAAGCACCCGGGGGTGCCAGCGAAGACACCGACGGCGGCTTTGCCCACGGCGGCTGGCTGATGCCGTACTTCGATCCCGAGGTGATGGGCAGCACGTTTGACCACCTCGCCCAGCAGAGCGACGCGCTCTTGCAAGGGCGCCGTACCTACCAGGTTTCGGCTGCTGCGTGGCCCAGCCGGTCGGGCGACGGGTTTTCCGACTGGATTAACCGGGTGCAAAAATACGTGGTGTCGGATATCCTCCGAGAGGACGACCTCACCTGGCACCCAACCACCATCATCCGCGGCAAGGACTTTACCCAGACCGTCGCTGACCTACGCGCAAAGCCGGGGGGCTACATCTACGTGTACGGCAGCGCAACCATGGTGCGCTCGCTGCTGGCCGCCGACCTGGTGGATGAATGGGTGCTGACCGTTGCGCCGGTGGTTCTGGGCGGGGGCAAGACGGTCTTTGCCGCAAACGGCAAGGCGCTAAAGTTCGAGCTGGTATCGGTAGCAAAGGCCTCTACCGGCGCGTTGGTTTGCCGGTATGCGCGTGCCCGGTAG